From a single Adhaeribacter swui genomic region:
- a CDS encoding Gfo/Idh/MocA family protein, with protein MLKIGVIGLGDIAQKAYLPVISSRADVEVHLFSKNTSKLAELGQQYRFTNLYSDFETFLSSGLDGAMVHVATEAHGEIVEKLLQHRIPVFVDKPITLNYAASKQLLELAEQNKVWLHVGFNRRYAPVYQKLKELLNPTMIIMQKNRRALPDTVRRFVVEDFIHVVDTLRYLFPYSIEDVIVHGKKQDNMLYHLVVQLVNSQGIAIGIMNRDTGTTEEKVEIMSAAEKRIAYNVADLEIITGKNTTRVGGNDWEPTLQKRGFYAMIDDFLQAVRTTASPQITAQDALRTHEICELIVEKLSN; from the coding sequence ATGTTAAAAATAGGAGTAATTGGTTTAGGCGACATTGCCCAAAAAGCGTATCTGCCCGTTATCAGCAGCCGGGCCGACGTAGAAGTCCATCTTTTTTCAAAAAATACCAGCAAACTCGCCGAATTAGGGCAGCAATACCGCTTTACCAACCTGTACTCCGATTTTGAAACTTTCTTGAGCAGTGGCCTGGATGGTGCCATGGTGCACGTGGCTACGGAGGCGCATGGTGAAATAGTAGAAAAGCTATTGCAACACCGCATTCCGGTTTTTGTCGATAAGCCCATTACTTTAAATTATGCGGCCTCTAAACAGTTGCTGGAGTTAGCAGAGCAAAATAAAGTATGGCTGCACGTAGGTTTTAACCGGCGATATGCCCCGGTTTACCAGAAATTAAAAGAACTGCTCAACCCCACGATGATTATTATGCAGAAAAACCGACGGGCTCTGCCCGACACGGTGAGGCGGTTTGTGGTGGAAGATTTTATTCACGTGGTAGATACTTTGCGGTATTTATTTCCTTATAGCATTGAGGATGTAATTGTACACGGTAAAAAGCAAGACAATATGCTTTACCACCTGGTGGTGCAATTAGTAAACAGCCAAGGCATTGCCATCGGCATTATGAACCGCGATACCGGCACCACCGAAGAAAAAGTAGAAATAATGAGTGCTGCCGAAAAAAGAATAGCGTACAATGTAGCCGATCTGGAAATTATAACCGGGAAAAACACGACCCGTGTAGGTGGCAACGATTGGGAACCAACTCTTCAAAAACGCGGCTTTTACGCCATGATCGATGATTTTTTACAAGCGGTTCGTACGACTGCTTCGCCTCAAATTACTGCCCAGGATGCTTTGCGCACTCACGAAATTTGCGAACTGATCGTGGAAAAGTTAAGTAACTAG
- a CDS encoding DoxX family protein: MIPLVILLAVFSLTLLLSKILKKTYSSVAQAGRIALCAMLLFTGTSHFYLTQGMVLTLPDFLPAKAAWVYVTGMLEIVLGLGLLFPKFRKSSSLLLILFLIAVLPANVLAALKHVDIPNADFTGPGLSYLWFRVPLQLFFIGCVYVFGYRTNLQVRGRSVESKLIFS, from the coding sequence ATGATTCCATTGGTAATATTGCTCGCGGTATTTTCTTTAACGCTCCTCTTAAGCAAAATTTTAAAAAAAACGTACTCTTCCGTTGCGCAAGCCGGCCGGATAGCTCTATGCGCCATGCTACTGTTTACCGGCACCTCGCATTTTTACTTAACCCAAGGCATGGTTCTTACTCTTCCCGATTTTTTACCGGCCAAAGCAGCCTGGGTGTATGTAACCGGTATGTTAGAAATAGTTTTGGGGCTGGGCTTGTTGTTCCCAAAATTTAGAAAAAGCAGCAGTTTGCTTTTAATTTTATTCCTGATAGCGGTTTTACCGGCCAACGTGTTAGCAGCCCTAAAGCACGTTGATATTCCAAATGCTGATTTTACTGGTCCGGGTTTAAGCTATTTGTGGTTCCGGGTTCCGTTGCAGTTGTTTTTTATAGGGTGCGTATATGTGTTTGGTTACCGGACGAACTTACAAGTACGCGGGCGTTCTGTGGAAAGTAAATTAATCTTTAGTTAA
- a CDS encoding TonB-dependent receptor, producing the protein MRKHYYFLLLGLLFFFSGAAMAQSLRGRVTDAQTGEALPGVTIAVANTTTGTTTDTRGDYTLPLTNGPHQVQFSFIGYNTQIREITINNNEVTLNIALASGTQTLTDVVIVGSRSTQIRSNVETVAPIDVISVRELQASGQIEPTQMMNMVAPSFNSARQSLADGTDHIDPATLRGLGPDQVLVLLNGKRRHNQALINVNGTVGRGSVGTDLNTIPVAGIERIEVLREGASSQYGSDAIAGVVNVVMKKDTGTTANLHVGQFYEGDGANAQLGVYHGIKVGSKGSIGLAADVRFREGTNRAGRYTGPVYQNWNVSQGANESTADWLARRQNLYSQDQALITQNNFNLENNILVGNSDVNNFGGMLNGNLKISPKTEVYFTGVLNYRQGQAAGFYRYPYQTTQNIPEIYPNGYLPEIHSTLWDRSGLVGIGGEWGKGWRWDLSNVIGGNSFRFDIENSLNASQFALKEAAPTEFYAGTVKFNQNTSDFGVSKDFGQQIGVQSFNVAGGVSYRLDNYQILAGEEASYRNYAPESGRGGGAQVFPGYQPANEVNETRNVFAGYLDLETDLTDKLLLNAAGRYENYSDFGGNVAGKLSARYKFAEFFSLRGTISNGFRAPSIHQRYYSAISTVFVSVPGQGLQPRQQGTFRNDSPVAAAFGIPSLKAEKSTNYSLGITSQLLPNMTLTVDAYQIDIRDRIVLTGQFQRGTSAVGQQVSALLDAAGQTDVQAAIFFTNAVNTRTQGVDVVLSADYAVGAGTLTATLAGNLNQTEVRGDPKVSETLPSDVFGNVLFNRQERGRLEWSQPRSKFTLGGTYRLSKFSSTLRITRFGEVKTFDPNSAQLDEDFSPKTATDLNVSYRLNKWLQVTLGGNNIFDVYPDKLEVTQYPTANNPTSLDNSSFGRFVYSRTATQFGFNGGYYYGSLAFNF; encoded by the coding sequence ATGCGGAAACACTACTACTTTCTCTTATTGGGCTTGTTATTCTTTTTTTCTGGGGCAGCTATGGCTCAAAGCCTGCGCGGCCGCGTAACCGATGCGCAAACCGGCGAAGCTTTGCCCGGCGTTACCATTGCGGTAGCCAATACTACCACCGGCACCACCACCGACACCCGGGGCGATTATACCTTGCCTTTAACCAACGGCCCGCACCAGGTGCAGTTTTCTTTTATTGGCTACAACACGCAAATCCGGGAAATAACCATTAACAACAACGAGGTAACTTTAAATATTGCTCTGGCCTCCGGCACGCAAACCCTTACCGACGTGGTAATTGTGGGTTCCCGCTCTACCCAAATCCGCTCGAACGTAGAAACTGTAGCGCCCATTGATGTGATTTCGGTGCGGGAACTGCAAGCCTCCGGCCAGATTGAGCCTACCCAAATGATGAACATGGTGGCACCCTCGTTTAATTCGGCGCGACAGTCGCTGGCCGATGGTACCGACCACATTGACCCGGCTACTCTACGCGGCTTAGGACCCGACCAGGTATTAGTATTATTAAACGGGAAACGCCGGCATAACCAGGCTTTGATTAACGTAAACGGTACTGTAGGTCGCGGCTCGGTGGGCACCGATTTAAATACCATTCCGGTAGCCGGTATTGAACGCATTGAAGTTTTACGCGAAGGAGCTTCGTCGCAGTACGGTTCCGATGCCATTGCGGGCGTGGTAAACGTAGTAATGAAAAAAGACACCGGCACCACGGCTAATTTGCACGTAGGTCAGTTTTACGAAGGCGATGGCGCGAATGCGCAACTGGGCGTGTACCACGGCATTAAAGTAGGTAGCAAAGGCAGCATTGGTTTAGCCGCCGATGTGCGCTTCCGGGAAGGTACCAACCGCGCCGGCCGCTATACCGGCCCGGTATACCAGAACTGGAACGTGAGTCAGGGAGCCAACGAAAGTACCGCCGATTGGCTGGCTCGTCGACAGAACCTCTATAGCCAGGACCAGGCTTTAATTACGCAAAACAATTTTAACCTCGAAAATAACATTCTGGTGGGTAACTCCGACGTGAACAATTTTGGCGGGATGCTCAACGGAAATTTAAAAATTTCGCCGAAAACCGAAGTTTACTTTACCGGTGTGCTCAACTACCGCCAAGGCCAGGCCGCTGGTTTTTACCGCTACCCGTACCAAACCACCCAGAATATTCCGGAAATCTACCCGAATGGTTATTTGCCCGAAATTCATTCTACGCTCTGGGACCGCTCCGGCCTGGTGGGTATTGGTGGCGAATGGGGTAAAGGCTGGCGCTGGGATTTATCGAACGTAATCGGGGGTAATTCTTTCAGGTTCGATATCGAAAATTCGCTGAACGCGTCGCAGTTTGCCTTGAAAGAAGCTGCTCCTACCGAATTTTACGCCGGTACGGTTAAGTTCAACCAAAATACCTCCGACTTTGGCGTTTCCAAAGATTTTGGGCAGCAAATAGGCGTGCAATCTTTTAACGTGGCCGGTGGGGTATCGTACCGCCTGGATAATTACCAGATTTTGGCCGGCGAAGAAGCTTCTTACCGCAACTATGCGCCGGAATCCGGTAGAGGTGGTGGGGCGCAGGTATTTCCGGGTTACCAGCCCGCCAACGAAGTAAACGAAACCCGCAACGTTTTTGCCGGCTATTTAGATCTGGAAACCGACCTCACCGACAAGTTACTTTTAAACGCTGCCGGTCGCTACGAGAACTACAGCGACTTTGGGGGTAATGTAGCCGGTAAGTTAAGTGCCCGCTATAAGTTTGCCGAATTCTTCTCGTTGCGTGGTACTATTTCCAACGGTTTCCGGGCACCTTCTATTCACCAGCGGTATTACAGCGCTATTTCTACGGTGTTTGTTTCGGTACCCGGCCAGGGCTTGCAGCCGCGGCAGCAAGGCACGTTCCGCAACGACAGTCCGGTAGCGGCCGCGTTTGGCATTCCGTCGCTGAAAGCCGAAAAATCCACGAACTACAGCTTGGGCATTACCTCACAGCTTTTACCCAACATGACTTTAACCGTAGATGCTTACCAGATTGATATACGGGACCGCATTGTATTAACCGGGCAGTTTCAGCGGGGTACTTCGGCCGTAGGGCAACAGGTTTCGGCGCTGCTGGATGCCGCCGGGCAAACCGATGTGCAAGCCGCCATCTTTTTCACCAACGCCGTGAACACCCGCACCCAAGGCGTAGATGTGGTGCTATCCGCTGATTATGCCGTCGGCGCCGGTACCCTCACCGCCACTTTGGCGGGTAACTTAAACCAAACTGAAGTGCGCGGCGACCCCAAAGTTTCAGAAACTTTACCATCGGATGTGTTCGGGAATGTTTTGTTTAACCGGCAGGAACGCGGCCGTTTAGAGTGGTCGCAGCCGCGCAGCAAGTTTACTTTGGGCGGTACGTACCGCCTCAGCAAATTTAGCTCTACCCTGCGCATTACCCGTTTCGGCGAAGTAAAAACTTTTGACCCCAACTCCGCCCAACTCGACGAGGATTTCTCGCCCAAAACCGCCACGGATTTAAATGTAAGTTACCGCTTAAACAAATGGCTGCAAGTTACCCTGGGCGGCAACAACATTTTCGACGTGTATCCGGATAAATTAGAAGTGACGCAGTATCCAACGGCTAATAACCCTACCTCGCTGGATAATTCTTCGTTCGGCCGGTTTGTGTATAGCCGTACGGCTACGCAGTTTGGCTTTAATGGCGGGTATTATTATGGTAGTTTGGCGTTTAATTTTTAA
- a CDS encoding Crp/Fnr family transcriptional regulator, producing the protein MNRSEQIRQVFEQLVALSPKQWAPFEQHLEEVKFKKNAFLCQAGQVEQYLYFLHAGAVRVYHQTEQQEFTLNFHFAPEFVSAFSSFLTQLPSRVYVQGLENVEASRIHRSHLYQSYEQHHTAERLGRLFTETLYVHKTNREIDLLSLSAEEQYRNLLRKNPKLVSTISVKHLASYLGIQPESLSRIRQKVSSIS; encoded by the coding sequence ATGAACCGTAGCGAACAAATCCGGCAAGTATTTGAGCAGTTGGTAGCGCTAAGTCCGAAGCAGTGGGCTCCGTTTGAACAGCACCTGGAAGAAGTAAAATTTAAAAAAAATGCGTTTTTGTGCCAGGCCGGGCAAGTAGAACAATACTTATACTTTCTGCATGCGGGCGCGGTGCGGGTGTACCACCAAACCGAACAACAAGAATTTACGCTTAACTTTCATTTTGCCCCCGAGTTTGTCAGCGCTTTTTCGTCGTTCCTGACGCAGTTGCCGTCGCGGGTGTATGTGCAGGGCCTGGAAAACGTGGAAGCTTCGCGCATTCACCGGTCGCATTTGTACCAGTCGTACGAGCAGCACCACACGGCCGAACGGCTGGGCCGTTTATTTACCGAAACCCTGTACGTGCACAAAACCAACCGCGAAATAGATTTGCTTTCGCTATCGGCCGAAGAGCAGTACCGGAACTTACTCCGCAAAAATCCGAAATTAGTCAGTACCATTTCGGTGAAACATTTAGCTTCTTACCTGGGCATTCAGCCCGAAAGTTTAAGCCGCATCCGGCAAAAGGTAAGCAGTATTTCCTAA
- a CDS encoding S9 family peptidase, with the protein MKNLWKFFSGQVLILVLLSGCNNSGTSKSEKLTAQAPAKPYTIEEFMATTSIGGSDFSPDNSKILYTSNQSGIYNAFEIPVNGGEPKQLTRSTTNSVFTISYFPDDERILYSSDKGGNEISHLYVQNLDGTTKDLTPGDKAKSQFFTWAHDRKSFFFISNKRDNRYFDVYEMDVKTLTPKVILENTTGLDATTISRDKRYIGLVKNITTNNTDIYLYDVVTKQLKHLSPHKGNVIYSPAIFTPDNKQLYFLTDENSEFKYVKSYDITSGKTADVEKADWDIMYTYFSYDGKHRITGINNDAQTQIKIYETASNKLLELPTMPAGNINDINISEDGKLMAFYVNSSKAPNNLYVYNFGTKEVKALTNSMNKAINPDDLVAGKVIRYKSFDGLEIPSLLYTPKGTKAGDKLPALLWIHGGPGGQTTLGYDPLLQYVVNHGYVVLAVNNRGSSGYGKTFNAADNKKHGDVDLKDCVASKKFLVQTGYVDQDKIGILGGSYGGYMTLAALTFTPDEFAVGVDIFGVANWLRTLNSIPPYWESFREALYTELGNPKTDSVALYNKSPLFFAHKIKKPLIVLQGANDPRVLKVESDEIVAAVKKNKVPVEYIVFPDEGHGFVKKENEIKGYGAILKFLDTYLKKGSNNSKVVASVN; encoded by the coding sequence ATGAAAAATTTATGGAAGTTTTTTAGTGGCCAAGTTCTAATTCTAGTTCTGCTTTCGGGCTGTAATAATTCAGGAACCAGTAAATCAGAAAAGCTAACCGCTCAAGCCCCGGCTAAACCTTATACCATAGAGGAATTTATGGCTACTACTTCCATTGGTGGTAGCGATTTTTCGCCGGATAACAGCAAGATTCTTTACACCAGCAATCAGTCGGGTATTTACAATGCTTTTGAGATTCCGGTAAATGGGGGCGAGCCAAAACAACTTACCCGCTCTACAACTAACTCCGTTTTTACTATTTCTTATTTTCCGGATGATGAGCGTATTTTATACAGCAGCGATAAGGGAGGAAATGAAATAAGCCACTTGTATGTGCAAAATCTGGATGGCACAACCAAAGATTTAACCCCCGGCGACAAAGCCAAATCTCAATTCTTTACCTGGGCGCACGATAGAAAAAGTTTCTTTTTTATCAGCAATAAGCGTGATAATCGCTATTTCGACGTTTACGAAATGGACGTAAAAACGCTTACTCCGAAGGTAATATTAGAAAATACCACAGGGTTAGATGCTACTACTATTTCGCGGGATAAACGCTATATCGGTTTAGTTAAAAATATCACTACCAATAATACCGACATTTATTTATATGATGTAGTCACCAAACAATTAAAGCATCTAAGTCCGCACAAAGGCAATGTAATTTATAGTCCGGCTATTTTTACCCCGGATAATAAGCAATTATATTTTTTAACCGACGAGAACAGCGAGTTTAAGTATGTTAAAAGTTACGACATAACTTCCGGTAAAACCGCCGATGTAGAAAAAGCCGATTGGGATATTATGTACACTTACTTTTCTTACGATGGCAAACACCGGATTACGGGTATTAACAATGATGCCCAAACGCAAATTAAAATATACGAAACCGCATCGAACAAACTTTTAGAGTTACCCACCATGCCCGCCGGCAATATCAACGATATCAATATTTCGGAAGACGGTAAATTAATGGCCTTTTATGTAAATAGTTCTAAAGCCCCTAATAATCTGTACGTTTATAATTTCGGCACGAAAGAAGTTAAGGCTCTCACCAATTCCATGAATAAAGCCATTAACCCCGATGATTTAGTTGCCGGTAAAGTAATCCGGTACAAATCTTTCGATGGTTTAGAAATTCCTTCTTTGCTGTATACTCCCAAAGGAACAAAAGCCGGCGATAAACTTCCGGCATTATTATGGATTCATGGTGGTCCGGGCGGACAAACGACTCTGGGTTATGACCCTTTGTTACAATATGTGGTGAACCATGGCTACGTAGTGTTAGCGGTAAACAACCGGGGCAGTTCGGGTTATGGTAAAACATTTAATGCCGCCGATAACAAAAAACATGGCGATGTGGATTTAAAAGATTGTGTGGCTTCTAAAAAATTCTTGGTTCAAACCGGCTATGTTGACCAAGATAAAATCGGCATTTTGGGCGGTAGTTACGGTGGTTATATGACTTTAGCCGCTTTAACATTTACTCCAGATGAATTTGCGGTAGGGGTAGATATTTTTGGCGTAGCCAACTGGCTTCGTACCTTAAATAGCATTCCGCCCTATTGGGAATCTTTCCGGGAGGCACTTTATACAGAATTAGGAAATCCTAAAACCGATTCGGTGGCCCTTTATAATAAATCGCCGTTATTCTTTGCGCATAAAATTAAAAAACCGCTTATCGTTCTGCAGGGCGCCAACGACCCACGGGTATTAAAAGTAGAATCCGACGAAATTGTGGCAGCCGTAAAGAAAAATAAAGTACCCGTAGAATACATTGTTTTCCCCGATGAAGGGCACGGTTTTGTAAAAAAAGAAAACGAAATAAAAGGCTACGGTGCTATTCTAAAGTTTCTGGATACTTACCTGAAAAAGGGGAGCAACAATTCAAAAGTCGTAGCATCAGTTAACTAA
- a CDS encoding EamA family transporter has protein sequence MWWIYALLSAVFAALTALFAKVGIKGVDSDLATAIRTVVILILAWAIVFFKKSSFGLFELTKTNWAFLILSGCATGLSWIFYFKALQVGKVSQVAPVDKLSVAIAIVLSVVFLGEPLTLKTALGAGFIILGTFVLIA, from the coding sequence ATGTGGTGGATCTATGCACTTTTGTCGGCGGTATTTGCCGCTCTTACAGCTCTTTTTGCTAAAGTCGGGATAAAAGGCGTGGACTCGGATCTGGCTACGGCTATCCGCACCGTAGTCATCCTGATACTGGCCTGGGCCATTGTATTTTTTAAGAAAAGTTCTTTTGGCTTGTTCGAACTCACCAAAACCAATTGGGCTTTCCTGATTTTATCGGGTTGCGCAACAGGTCTTTCCTGGATATTCTATTTTAAAGCCTTACAAGTAGGCAAAGTATCGCAGGTGGCGCCCGTAGATAAATTAAGCGTAGCCATTGCCATTGTGCTGTCGGTAGTATTTTTAGGCGAACCGCTGACTTTAAAAACAGCGCTGGGAGCCGGCTTTATTATATTGGGCACTTTCGTATTAATTGCCTGA
- a CDS encoding sigma-54-dependent transcriptional regulator has translation MNAKNARVLVVDDETDVLFAVKMLLKTEVKEVVTEKNPENLLSLLSKQPFDVIFLDMNYKSALNTGNEGFFWLNKILEKDKNATVVMITAYGDVELAVRALKEGATDFIVKPWRNEKLLEALEKACAGRAKGDSTSKTTARPKATTEGFDMLGQSEVMQDVFYKIEKIAPTEANVLILGENGTGKELVAKALHQKSFRAGKPFICADLAALSEGLFESELFGHKKGSFTDAKEDRTGRFEAANGGTLFLDEIGNISLPQQAKILTALQNRLVIPLGSNQQIPVDIRLVSATNVPIYELAAKNQFRKDLIYRINTVEITLPPLRERGDDVVLLARHFATHYAEKNHKPVPYISEGAIKKLKQHSWPGNIRELQHAVERAIILADGQELRPQDFAFSAMEQPVHAAAAPTLDEGPLQLSEVERTTIMRVIERNKGNISKAAKELGITRTALYRRLEKHDI, from the coding sequence ATGAACGCCAAAAATGCCCGGGTATTAGTAGTAGATGATGAAACCGACGTGCTGTTTGCCGTAAAAATGCTACTGAAAACCGAAGTAAAAGAAGTAGTAACGGAAAAGAACCCCGAAAACTTGCTTTCGCTTTTATCGAAGCAGCCTTTCGATGTTATTTTTCTGGACATGAATTATAAAAGTGCCTTGAATACGGGCAACGAAGGTTTTTTCTGGTTAAACAAAATTCTGGAAAAAGATAAAAACGCCACCGTAGTAATGATTACGGCTTACGGCGACGTGGAATTAGCTGTACGAGCCTTAAAAGAAGGCGCCACCGATTTTATTGTAAAACCCTGGCGCAACGAAAAGTTACTGGAGGCTTTAGAAAAAGCTTGCGCCGGTCGGGCCAAAGGCGATAGTACCAGCAAAACAACTGCGCGACCCAAAGCAACCACCGAAGGTTTTGATATGCTGGGCCAGTCGGAGGTAATGCAGGATGTTTTTTACAAAATTGAAAAAATTGCGCCTACCGAAGCCAATGTTTTAATCTTGGGCGAAAACGGAACGGGTAAAGAACTGGTAGCTAAAGCCCTGCACCAAAAATCTTTCCGGGCAGGTAAGCCATTTATCTGTGCCGACCTGGCTGCGCTTAGCGAAGGATTGTTCGAAAGCGAGTTGTTCGGGCACAAAAAAGGCTCTTTCACCGACGCCAAAGAAGACCGCACCGGCCGGTTTGAGGCCGCGAATGGGGGTACTTTATTCCTGGATGAAATTGGCAATATCTCATTGCCGCAGCAAGCTAAGATACTTACCGCGCTGCAAAACCGATTAGTTATTCCGCTGGGCAGCAACCAGCAAATTCCCGTGGATATCCGTTTGGTGTCGGCGACTAATGTGCCTATTTATGAGTTGGCCGCCAAAAACCAGTTCCGGAAAGATTTAATTTACCGCATTAATACCGTAGAAATTACCTTGCCGCCCCTGCGCGAACGCGGCGACGATGTGGTTTTGCTGGCCCGTCATTTTGCCACGCATTATGCCGAAAAAAATCACAAACCGGTACCTTACATTTCGGAAGGAGCCATTAAAAAATTAAAGCAACACAGTTGGCCGGGCAACATCCGGGAATTACAACACGCCGTGGAGCGCGCCATTATTCTGGCCGACGGGCAAGAACTCCGGCCCCAGGATTTTGCTTTCTCGGCGATGGAGCAACCCGTGCATGCGGCCGCAGCACCTACCCTCGACGAAGGCCCGCTGCAACTTAGTGAGGTAGAACGCACCACCATTATGCGCGTAATTGAGCGTAACAAAGGTAATATTTCGAAAGCCGCCAAAGAATTAGGCATTACCCGCACGGCCTTGTACCGCCGCCTCGAGAAACATGACATTTAA
- a CDS encoding GDSL-type esterase/lipase family protein, giving the protein MKNWFVLVLLFILPFIGFAQTKTKVACVGNSITEGIGIETGKTYPEQLQTLLGDTYDVKNYGISGRTLLKKGDYPYWKEARYQEVLQWQPDVVVIKLGTNDSKPQNWQYKAEFEKDYVELIQSFKKLPNKPKVYICKPMPAYRENFNIRPAVIKDEMLPMIEKIAKKAKVSIIDLYTPMLNQEATAPDGIHPNAEGDAVLAQEVFKAIKK; this is encoded by the coding sequence ATGAAAAACTGGTTTGTCCTGGTTCTTTTATTTATTCTCCCTTTTATCGGGTTTGCCCAAACTAAAACCAAAGTAGCTTGCGTGGGAAACAGTATTACCGAAGGTATCGGCATCGAAACCGGTAAAACGTATCCGGAGCAGTTGCAAACTTTGCTTGGCGATACCTACGACGTAAAAAATTATGGTATTAGCGGTCGTACGCTATTAAAAAAAGGTGATTACCCTTATTGGAAAGAAGCAAGATACCAGGAAGTGCTGCAATGGCAGCCCGATGTAGTGGTCATTAAACTGGGTACCAACGACTCCAAGCCCCAAAACTGGCAATACAAAGCTGAGTTTGAAAAAGACTACGTGGAGCTTATTCAATCTTTTAAAAAATTACCGAATAAGCCGAAGGTTTATATCTGCAAACCCATGCCAGCTTACCGCGAAAATTTCAACATCCGCCCTGCCGTAATTAAAGACGAAATGCTGCCGATGATCGAAAAAATCGCTAAAAAAGCCAAAGTGTCCATCATTGATTTGTATACGCCCATGCTGAACCAGGAAGCAACGGCTCCGGATGGCATTCACCCGAACGCCGAAGGTGATGCCGTTTTGGCGCAGGAGGTTTTTAAAGCGATTAAGAAGTAA
- a CDS encoding sensor histidine kinase, whose translation MTFKRLEVGIFFRLIFILILVYGAVYYFSERAYPQVIFAGSILVGLVWELARYVTRSNNELAKFIMAVKYRDFSQQFNEKHTNPSLRQLHHAFNQINNTFKQLQFEKEAQYHYLQTILQLIDTGIISYDAANGEVEWINEAFKRTLGLPYLKNIHSLQKRNEVLYDGIIKLKPNDNQLIKLKINQQPMQLLLSATAFKMQHRDLLLVAFKNVSTAIDETENEAWQKLLRVMTHELMNSVAPISSLADTMRRHLQLNREQYEQEHQLQPNADLLQDLEEGIGIIQNRGEGLLRFAKTYRNLSKVNDLLLTTVYVEELLNSIYTLMNPQLEEKGILLVTEINAIDLTLQADPRLLEQVLINLILNAQRAVIDRPNPTIKLVAGKQENEKIYIEVTDNGSGIPEEIIESIFIPFFTAHKDGSGIGLSLAKQIMHLHKGNIQVKSKEDQGTTFTLQF comes from the coding sequence ATGACATTTAAGCGCCTCGAAGTCGGTATTTTCTTTCGACTAATTTTTATTCTGATTCTGGTTTACGGTGCGGTTTATTATTTCTCGGAGCGCGCGTATCCGCAGGTAATTTTTGCGGGTAGTATTTTAGTGGGTTTGGTTTGGGAACTGGCCCGTTACGTAACGCGCAGCAACAACGAGCTGGCTAAATTTATTATGGCCGTAAAGTACCGCGACTTTTCACAGCAGTTTAACGAAAAACACACTAACCCGTCGCTTAGGCAATTGCACCACGCTTTTAACCAGATTAACAATACGTTTAAGCAACTGCAGTTCGAGAAAGAGGCGCAGTACCATTATCTGCAAACCATTCTGCAATTAATTGATACCGGTATTATTTCGTATGATGCTGCCAACGGCGAAGTAGAATGGATAAACGAAGCTTTTAAACGCACGCTGGGCCTGCCTTATTTAAAAAATATTCATTCGCTCCAGAAACGAAACGAGGTTTTATACGACGGCATCATTAAGCTAAAGCCCAACGACAATCAACTTATAAAATTAAAAATTAACCAGCAACCCATGCAGTTGCTGTTGTCGGCTACGGCTTTTAAAATGCAGCACCGCGATTTATTGTTGGTAGCTTTTAAAAACGTTAGCACCGCCATCGACGAAACCGAAAACGAAGCCTGGCAAAAACTGCTGCGCGTGATGACGCATGAACTCATGAACTCGGTAGCGCCTATTTCGTCGCTGGCCGATACCATGCGCCGCCACTTGCAGCTAAACCGCGAACAATACGAGCAAGAGCATCAACTACAACCCAATGCCGATTTGCTGCAGGATTTAGAAGAAGGCATTGGCATTATCCAGAACCGGGGCGAAGGCTTGCTGCGTTTCGCTAAAACCTATCGCAACTTAAGCAAAGTAAACGATTTGCTGCTTACAACGGTGTACGTAGAAGAATTGCTCAACAGCATTTACACCCTCATGAACCCGCAACTGGAGGAAAAAGGCATTTTGCTGGTAACCGAAATAAACGCCATTGATTTAACCTTGCAAGCCGATCCGCGCTTACTGGAGCAGGTACTAATAAATCTGATATTGAATGCGCAACGGGCGGTTATCGATCGGCCTAATCCCACCATTAAACTGGTAGCTGGCAAGCAGGAAAACGAAAAAATTTACATCGAGGTAACGGATAACGGCAGCGGCATTCCCGAAGAAATTATTGAAAGCATTTTTATTCCTTTCTTTACCGCCCACAAAGACGGCTCCGGCATCGGCCTGAGTTTAGCCAAACAAATCATGCACCTGCACAAAGGCAATATCCAGGTAAAATCCAAGGAAGATCAAGGCACTACTTTTACCTTGCAATTTTAA